In the Amphiura filiformis unplaced genomic scaffold, Afil_fr2py scaffold_22, whole genome shotgun sequence genome, CCTCCGTGCAGATCTATATCGGCGAAAGATGGTGTTTGCATGGACAAGCAGTGGTGCAATAACCGTCGTAAAACATAGCATATAACCAATACGGGTTAGATAACAAGTAACAACGGATGGTTTGGCAATAAACGCGAAGACATTGAGATACGATATGAACACGCCAAATAACACTAGATAGCTGATGCCTGGTCCTGATACACGAATGAGGTCATGTTTTATGTTAATTGCGTAACAAATCGCGATAATAATGGTACAAATCAAGCCAATGCTGGTGAGACACAAAAGAACAATAGCAATCACATTGTTCCATTCGATATAAGTTGGCGGTCCTTCACAATAAGAATAGGGAGGTTTATCACCAGCACGACCTACACCCCATGATAAGGTAGAGTCCTCAAACACAGTTAATCCGGAAGAAGAATTCCAGCTACCGATTTCAGCAAATTGACACTGATCATTACACTGAAGATTCACAACACTGTATTTCCCCTCAACTTCTCCCGAGGAATCGAAAGACACATTATGCCTGTTGTAGCCACGGAAATTTAACTTTATCATGATTTCAAATAAATTCGTGCCATCAAATGTTTCTTTAACTTGCTCTATACATTGTCTGCTTTGTTCAGTACACTGTCTTCCAATCAGAGATTCTAGAGCGTAGGCATAAGTTAGTACTCCGTCCATTATATTTGAAACTTTCGTTTCTGATGCTGTATTTATCAACGCTGTATCTGATGCAAATTCCGTCAGCCAAGGGTTGCCACTTTCACTAGTGCTATTTATCGTATTATCAAAGTACCGCTGGAAAGCCATCACCGGTTCGTCAACAAAGCGCAGTTTTATCATACCTGATGTCACATTCAGATACTCTTTGATATCTCCAACACCAACTGCCCATCCATCACTGCCAATCAACTGGAGCTTTCCAAACGCCTTCAGTTTGGTCATCGCTTGTAAGAACTTCCTAGCGTACGGTTCATGAGTGAACAAAATTACAACCCGGCTGTTATCATGGCTCAGTATTTTACGAACTATTTCGTCGTACATCGAATCACGCGTATTTTTACTTATCCCATATTCCTCAGCAATGCAGATGCTATGATTAGAATTTTTAAACGATTTCATCGCATTCCGTCCGTAGCTGTCGTCCGTATAAACAAACGATACGGACGTCCAATTGAAATTCTCTACGATATCAATAATCGCTTGAATCTGGTATCTATCAGGAGGAACAAGTCGTAAAAAGTACGGAAAGTTTTCCGTATCTGATAGTTCGTCGCTGGAAGACAAAACACTTAAAGTTGGCAAATGCAATGTGTTATAAAGTGGACAAATTTTCGTGGTGATAGAACTCCACTCGGCACCAATTACCCCTAAAAGGTTTGCATCGTTTCTGATGCCAGAATCTTCACTATTTGTACATTGTCCATACTCCATGAGTTTGGTCAACGTAAGAGCCATTGCCGTAGTCCAGCTTCCGCATGTGTAGATAATA is a window encoding:
- the LOC140143502 gene encoding metabotropic glutamate receptor 3-like, whose product is MENMLNFIIKTIVLVFVISLTYFYTIKASHVKPSGQYYHRGDFVIAGIFDNLHNEGCSGTDNKGLDTLQRIEAMVFAIDTVNKRNDILDNVTLGYDIIYTCGSWTTAMALTLTKLMEYGQCTNSEDSGIRNDANLLGVIGAEWSSITTKICPLYNTLHLPTLSVLSSSDELSDTENFPYFLRLVPPDRYQIQAIIDIVENFNWTSVSFVYTDDSYGRNAMKSFKNSNHSICIAEEYGISKNTRDSMYDEIVRKILSHDNSRVVILFTHEPYARKFLQAMTKLKAFGKLQLIGSDGWAVGVGDIKEYLNVTSGMIKLRFVDEPVMAFQRYFDNTINSTSESGNPWLTEFASDTALINTASETKVSNIMDGVLTYAYALESLIGRQCTEQSRQCIEQVKETFDGTNLFEIMIKLNFRGYNRHNVSFDSSGEVEGKYSVVNLQCNDQCQFAEIGSWNSSSGLTVFEDSTLSWGVGRAGDKPPYSYCEGPPTYIEWNNVIAIVLLCLTSIGLICTIIIAICYAINIKHDLIRVSGPGISYLVLFGVFISYLNVFAFIAKPSVVTCYLTRIGYMLCFTTVIAPLLVHANTIFRRYRSARRATRIAGPNCHDFTNQCSEIFLSMNLIFVQVLITITFLIATPPGTEVVETIPRQRELTCNKNDTELAISLTYNVLLIIACSIHAFLTRNFPKNFNESRFIGFSVYTTLVIWLSFIPAYIKVPFADLKVLVLSAAMIINASIILIFQFVVKLYAVLYVKTDLNISIRKKPTEKSWPSEGTRSRVRSVHLSRANNLHSGGEIAASESVNNNLHPRRNIRIYPLHFQVSEDTPAGPQHHGNPITVSADVCPPQSLTSDNPFHSFVSTWL